CCCGGCCTGACCGGCCTCACCATCCTGCGGCGCAGAGCGGAGATCGCGGGACCGACGCCTTCGCCGGCCGTGATCAGTGCGGTCGGCACACCGCCGCGCTCGAGCGCATGTCGCTCCGCGTATCGTCGTGCGAGCCAGATGCGCCGGGCAGCGTCGTCCACGCGATCGTCGGACTGCGGCAGCAGATCCGACGTGTCGATGACGAGTGCGACTGTCGGGTGACCCGCGCGCCGGTAGTGCAGCAGATCGCGCGTGAACTGTCGCCAGCCGAGGCCGGTGATGCCGACGACAAGCGCGTCCGACGGCACGATGACGCGGCTGCCGCGACGGCGCTCGAGAACCGTGTCCTGCGTCGCACCGCCGACGGCCAGCAGCTCATCCAGCAGCAGCCACCGCGCGCGCCGTCCGCCGCGCGGCGGCAGCCACGCGGTCGTTCGACCGCGCGCGAGCAGGCCCACCCGGTCCTGGGCCTTCAGGTGGACCGATGCCACGGCCCACGCGGCGCGTGCGGCGCGCGCCAGCGCTTCGGTGCTGCGCTGCTCCTCGCTGAAGAACGCATCGAGCAGTAGCAGAACGGTACCGGTGCGCTCGGAGTGGTTGACCGTGACCCACGGCTTGCCGAAGCGAGCGGATGTGCTCCACGACAGGTCGCGCAGCCGATCGCCCGGCTGGTACGGCCGCAGCTCCGCGAAGTCGGTGCCGTGACCGCGGAAGCGCGAGCGATGCACACCGGCGATCGCGCGCGGCTCGGCCGGCTTCAGCAGACGGTCGAGCCGGAGCGGCGTCGGAAGCACGCGCACGGTCGGTGCGCCCGCAAGCTTCTGCTCACGAATCAGGAGCCCGCCCGGCCGGCGCACGCGCACCCACAGTGTTCCCACGTCGTGCACTCCCCACGACTGCGCGCGCATGCGGAACGGCAGCGTCACCGGTCCACTGCCGGGCGGCAAAGACCAGCCAATGAGCGTGCCTGCATCTGCCGGCGCGACGCCGCGCAGTCCTGCGACCATCACATCCACTTCCGCATCACTATCGCGTTCGATGGTTACGACACCGTCGATCACATCGCCCTCGATCACGCGTGCGGCCGACAGTGTCACGTTGCCGGTAACGACGGCGGGCTCGCGCCCGATGAGGCCGATGGCAGCGAGCGCGAGGAACGGCGCGCCGAGTGCCGCGACACTGCCCTGCCCTGTCGCGATGGCGACGAGCAGTGCACCGAACCCGGCGATCAGATACGCCGGCAGCCGCGGATCGGCGCGCTGTCGCGCGATCATCGCGTCAGCAGTGGAACGGGCACGCGGTCCACGGCGCGTCGGACGAGGTCGCCGGGATTCGTGCCGCGCGCCCACGCGTCGTCGCTCAGCACCACGCGATGGGCGAGCGCAGGCACCGCCATCGCGCGGATGTCATCAGGACTGACGAAGTCGCGTCCCGCCAGCAGCGCGGCCGCGCGTGTCAGCTTCACGAGCGCGAGCGTGCCGCGGGGGCTCGAGCCCACCTCGAGCTGGTTTTCCGCGCGTGTCGCGCGCACCAGCGCAACGCAGTATTCGAGCAGTCGCGGATCGATGTGGATGTCCTCGAGCGACTGCTGCACCGCGACGAACGTGGCGGCGTCGCACGCGGGTGTGAGGCTCACCTCCTCCGTGCGTCGCTCGATGCGCGCGGTAAGCAGCGACACCTCGTCACTCTCGGACGGATAGCCCATCGTCGTGCGCAGCAGGAACCGGTCGAGCTGCGCCTCCGGCAGCGGATACGTGCCCTCCGACTCGATCGGGTTCTGCGTGGCGATCACCAGGAACGGCCGCGGCAGTGTGTGCGCGACGCCGTCCGACGTCACCTGCCGCTCCTGCATCGCTTCGAGCAGCGCTGCCTGCGTCTTGGCTGGCGCGCGGTTCACCTCGTCGGCCAGCAGCAGGTCGGTGAACACCGGGCCCGGCCGGAACACGGGACGCTGCGTCGCCATATCGAGCACGAGCGACCCCGTGATGTCCGCGGGCAGGATGTCCGGTGTGAACTGCACGCGCGAGAACTTCAGACCGGCAGCGGCCGCGATCGATCGCGCCGTCAACGTCTTCGCGACGCCCGGCACGTCGTCGAGCAGCACGTGACCATCGGCGATCAGTCCCGCGAGGATCAGTCGTATGACATCGCGCTTGCCGACCACGGCTCTGCACACTTCGTCGACGATCGCGTCGACCACGCGCGCCGCGTCGTCGAACGGTAGCTCGGATGCAGACATGTCGCTCGCTGTCATGAGAGGTGGGGAGACCGGGTGCCGTCGCTCAGCCGCTCGAGGCCGTCCAGAACGGCGTGGACGACAACGGCGGTGGCAGCTGCATCCGGTCGTACCATGCGAAACTGAAATCCACGCTTCAGCGGCTCGGTGTCGAGCACCGCGGCCGTGAGCGGTGAGAGCAGGTCGCGGGCGGACTCGATCGATGAGCGATCGGCCGGATCGAAGCCCTCGCGTTCGAGCGCGCTCTCGATCAGCGGCTGAAGCAGGCGCAGAGTTTCGGGCGGTACGGCCCGGCCGCGCGTGATCCGCTGCCGGGGGCCGACCAGCTTCGAGCGGATCCAGTCGATCTCGTCGCGTTCCTCGCGTTCGCGTCGGTTGCGCACCTGGTCGAACGGCGATTTCCACCACGCGGGCGGCGCGCGCACCGCCAGCGCGTAGACGCCGGCGGCCGCCGCGATCGTGACGATCACCAGGCGCAGGATCGTCGCACCGTGCTGCGGCAGGAGGAGGGCGAGCAGCCCACCGATCATCACGGCGGCCGCGGCGATGTTGGCCGGCCGGAACGTGCGCTCGTTCATGCGTTCGTGATCTCCGGGATCGGCTCTGCCGCGCGCAGGCGGGCCAGCGCGCTTTCCAGCGCTTCGGCCGCTGCGGCCCGGTGAGCATCGGTCACCGGGTGGTCGCTGAACTGCGCGATCACGAACAGCTCCGCCAGCCGGTGCATCGGCGCGGGGTCCACGGCGAGCGGGCCGAGCGCCCTGCGCAGGTGCTCGTAGGGCGCTTCCTGCGGCTGCCGCGGTGCGCCGGCCTCCGCGAGCGCGCCCAGCAGACGGCGGTATGCGGCGGTGATCTGACCACGCGGGTCCCGGCCGGCGTACGCGACCTCGTCGAGCGACGCGCGCAGGCCCGCCTCGGCATCGGCCGCGGCGACCGGGACGTCATCGGGGAGATCCTGCCCGGGCACACCCCACCGGCGCCGGAGGATCCAGAGCGCGATCGCGACCGTGGCCAGCAGGAGAATCAGCAGGAGAACGGCGGCGGCAGGACCGAGCCCCCTCCAGTCGAAGCCGGCGTCATCTTCGCCCGGCCCGCTGCCCCCCTCACGAACGGTCCTCGGACCGTCGGAGCGATCCCCGCCGACGGATCTGCCGAAGCCGCCGCTGAGGCCGGTCGGCTCGCTCGTCGGGCGCGGCGGGCCAGCGCCCTCCTCCCCGCTGTCCACTGCCGCACTCGCGGCGACGCCCGGGACGGGCTCGCGTTCGAATCGGGCGTTGCCTCCGAGCAGCGCCAGCACCGCCACTGTGCCCATGATCGAGGCGGCCGCGACGAATGCCGCGACGGCCGGGTCGTAGTGTCTGTCCGCGCGCGACAGCAGCCGCCTGCGCTGGTAGAGCAGCGCCGCCAGCCCCGCGGCAGCCGCCAGCCCGCCGATCAGCCGCACGATCCACGTGAGGTTCGGATCGACCGGCGGAAGTATGAGTCCTGCGCCGGCGGCACCGACGGCTACGAGCGTGCCCGCGGCAATGACGAGGAAGACGAGCAGCGCCGGATGGACTGCCCTGGCACGTCCGGGGTCATGCGGTCGGGCTGGGGACATGGATCATCGGCTGGAGGATCGAAGGCCGTCAAGTATGTGGCTGCGAACGC
The genomic region above belongs to Longimicrobiales bacterium and contains:
- a CDS encoding DUF58 domain-containing protein; protein product: MIARQRADPRLPAYLIAGFGALLVAIATGQGSVAALGAPFLALAAIGLIGREPAVVTGNVTLSAARVIEGDVIDGVVTIERDSDAEVDVMVAGLRGVAPADAGTLIGWSLPPGSGPVTLPFRMRAQSWGVHDVGTLWVRVRRPGGLLIREQKLAGAPTVRVLPTPLRLDRLLKPAEPRAIAGVHRSRFRGHGTDFAELRPYQPGDRLRDLSWSTSARFGKPWVTVNHSERTGTVLLLLDAFFSEEQRSTEALARAARAAWAVASVHLKAQDRVGLLARGRTTAWLPPRGGRRARWLLLDELLAVGGATQDTVLERRRGSRVIVPSDALVVGITGLGWRQFTRDLLHYRRAGHPTVALVIDTSDLLPQSDDRVDDAARRIWLARRYAERHALERGGVPTALITAGEGVGPAISALRRRMVRPVRPGALTR
- a CDS encoding MoxR family ATPase, giving the protein MSASELPFDDAARVVDAIVDEVCRAVVGKRDVIRLILAGLIADGHVLLDDVPGVAKTLTARSIAAAAGLKFSRVQFTPDILPADITGSLVLDMATQRPVFRPGPVFTDLLLADEVNRAPAKTQAALLEAMQERQVTSDGVAHTLPRPFLVIATQNPIESEGTYPLPEAQLDRFLLRTTMGYPSESDEVSLLTARIERRTEEVSLTPACDAATFVAVQQSLEDIHIDPRLLEYCVALVRATRAENQLEVGSSPRGTLALVKLTRAAALLAGRDFVSPDDIRAMAVPALAHRVVLSDDAWARGTNPGDLVRRAVDRVPVPLLTR
- a CDS encoding DUF4129 domain-containing protein, which gives rise to MSPARPHDPGRARAVHPALLVFLVIAAGTLVAVGAAGAGLILPPVDPNLTWIVRLIGGLAAAAGLAALLYQRRRLLSRADRHYDPAVAAFVAAASIMGTVAVLALLGGNARFEREPVPGVAASAAVDSGEEGAGPPRPTSEPTGLSGGFGRSVGGDRSDGPRTVREGGSGPGEDDAGFDWRGLGPAAAVLLLILLLATVAIALWILRRRWGVPGQDLPDDVPVAAADAEAGLRASLDEVAYAGRDPRGQITAAYRRLLGALAEAGAPRQPQEAPYEHLRRALGPLAVDPAPMHRLAELFVIAQFSDHPVTDAHRAAAAEALESALARLRAAEPIPEITNA